A genomic window from Streptomyces brevispora includes:
- the allB gene encoding allantoinase AllB, giving the protein MSGTDVKLVLRSTRVVTPGGTRPATVAVAAGTIDAVLPYDAEVPPGARLEDFGDDVLLPGLVDTHVHVNDPGRTEWEGFHTATRAAAAGGITTLLDMPLNSLPPTTTVEHLRVKQRVAAPKAHIDTGFWGGAIPSNVKDLRPLYDAGVFGFKCFLSPSGVEEFPELDQEQLARSMAEIAGFGGLLIVHAEDPHHLASAPQRGGPAYADFLASRPRDAENAAIQGLIGHAKRLNARIHVLHLSSSGALPLIAAAKREGVRVTVESCPHFLTLTAEEVPDGATEFKCCPPIREAANQDALWQGLADGTIDCIVSDHSPCTTDLKTPDFASAWGGISSLQLGLPAIWTEARRRGHSLDDVARWMSAAPAELAGLREKGAIEAGRDADFAVLGPDATFTVDPAELFHRNQVTAYAGRTLHGVVRSTWLRGVRIAADGTLAEPTGRLLERTR; this is encoded by the coding sequence GTGTCCGGTACGGACGTGAAGCTGGTACTGCGCTCGACGCGCGTCGTCACCCCCGGAGGGACACGGCCCGCCACGGTCGCCGTCGCCGCGGGGACGATCGACGCCGTCCTGCCGTACGACGCCGAGGTGCCGCCGGGTGCCCGGCTGGAGGACTTCGGTGACGATGTCCTGCTGCCCGGGCTGGTGGACACCCATGTCCATGTGAACGACCCAGGGCGCACCGAGTGGGAGGGCTTCCACACCGCCACCCGCGCCGCCGCGGCCGGCGGGATCACCACCCTGCTCGACATGCCGCTCAACTCCCTCCCGCCGACCACCACCGTCGAGCACCTGCGCGTCAAGCAGCGGGTGGCGGCACCCAAGGCGCACATCGACACAGGTTTCTGGGGCGGCGCGATCCCTTCGAACGTGAAGGACCTGCGCCCGCTGTACGACGCCGGGGTCTTCGGCTTCAAGTGCTTCCTGTCGCCCTCCGGCGTCGAGGAGTTCCCCGAGCTGGACCAGGAGCAGCTGGCCCGGTCGATGGCGGAGATCGCCGGTTTCGGCGGGCTCCTGATCGTGCACGCCGAGGATCCGCACCATCTGGCGTCCGCGCCGCAGCGCGGCGGCCCCGCCTACGCCGACTTCCTCGCCTCCCGGCCGCGCGACGCCGAGAACGCCGCCATCCAGGGGCTGATCGGCCACGCCAAACGGCTGAACGCCCGCATCCATGTGCTGCATCTGTCCTCCAGCGGCGCACTGCCGCTGATCGCCGCCGCCAAGCGCGAGGGTGTACGCGTCACGGTCGAGTCCTGCCCGCACTTCCTCACCCTCACCGCCGAGGAAGTCCCGGACGGCGCAACCGAGTTCAAGTGCTGCCCGCCCATCCGCGAGGCGGCCAACCAGGACGCGCTGTGGCAGGGGCTCGCCGACGGCACCATCGACTGCATCGTCTCCGACCACTCGCCCTGCACCACCGACCTCAAGACGCCGGACTTCGCCTCCGCATGGGGCGGCATCTCCTCCCTCCAGCTCGGGCTGCCCGCCATCTGGACCGAGGCCCGCAGGCGAGGCCACTCGCTCGACGACGTCGCCCGCTGGATGTCGGCGGCCCCCGCCGAACTGGCCGGACTGCGCGAGAAGGGCGCGATCGAAGCCGGCCGCGACGCCGACTTCGCCGTCCTGGGACCCGACGCCACCTTCACCGTCGACCCGGCCGAACTCTTCCACCGCAACCAGGTCACCGCGTACGCCGGCCGGACCCTGCACGGCGTCGTCAGGTCGACCTGGCTGCGAGGCGTGCGGATCGCGGCTGACGGCACCCTGGCCGAACCCACCGGCCGCCTCCTCGAAAGGACCCGCTGA
- the alc gene encoding allantoicase, which translates to MTATAHFTGDANPYGGGDPYADYRTADFPFTHLVDLADRRLGAGVIAANDEFFAERENLLKPEPAHFDPEHFGHKGKIMDGWETRRRRGVSAAQPHPVDEDHDWALVRLGAPGVVRGIVVDTAHFRGNYPQAVSVEAVSLPGSPSPEELGAPEVKWTTLVPRTAIGGHAANGFAVDEGRRFTHLRVSQHPDGGIARLRVYGEVAPDPAWLTALGTFDLVALENGGRVEDASDRFYSPATNTIQPGRSRKMDDGWETRRRRDKGNDWIRYRLVQQADIRAVEIDTAYLKGNSAGWASLSARDGESGDWTEVLPRTRLQPDTNHRFVLPGAVRAEQVRIDIFPDGGISRLRLFGSLTERGAGRLAARHAGLGG; encoded by the coding sequence ATGACGGCGACAGCGCACTTCACCGGCGACGCCAACCCCTACGGCGGCGGCGACCCGTACGCCGACTACCGCACCGCCGACTTCCCCTTCACCCACCTCGTGGACCTCGCCGACCGTCGCCTCGGCGCCGGTGTGATCGCCGCCAACGACGAGTTCTTCGCGGAGCGCGAGAACCTGCTGAAGCCGGAGCCCGCCCACTTCGACCCCGAGCACTTCGGGCACAAGGGCAAGATCATGGACGGCTGGGAGACGCGCCGCCGCCGCGGCGTGAGCGCCGCACAGCCCCATCCCGTGGACGAGGACCACGACTGGGCGCTGGTCCGCCTCGGGGCGCCCGGTGTGGTGCGCGGGATCGTCGTCGACACCGCCCACTTCCGGGGCAACTACCCCCAGGCCGTCTCCGTCGAAGCGGTCTCACTGCCCGGCTCCCCGTCGCCCGAGGAACTCGGCGCACCCGAAGTGAAGTGGACAACGCTCGTACCCCGCACGGCGATCGGCGGTCACGCGGCCAACGGATTCGCCGTCGACGAGGGGCGCCGCTTCACCCATCTGCGGGTCAGCCAGCACCCCGACGGGGGCATCGCCCGGCTCCGGGTGTACGGCGAAGTCGCCCCGGATCCGGCCTGGCTGACGGCGCTCGGCACCTTCGACCTCGTCGCGCTGGAGAACGGCGGCCGGGTGGAGGACGCCTCCGACCGCTTCTACTCCCCGGCGACCAACACGATCCAGCCCGGCCGGTCCCGCAAGATGGACGACGGCTGGGAGACCCGCCGCCGGCGGGACAAGGGCAACGACTGGATCCGCTACCGCCTCGTCCAGCAGGCGGACATCCGGGCCGTCGAGATCGACACGGCCTACCTGAAGGGCAACTCGGCGGGCTGGGCAAGCCTTTCGGCCCGTGACGGCGAGAGCGGCGACTGGACCGAGGTGCTCCCCAGGACCCGGCTGCAGCCCGACACCAACCACCGCTTCGTACTGCCGGGGGCCGTGCGGGCCGAGCAGGTGCGTATCGACATCTTCCCGGACGGCGGGATCTCCCGGCTGCGGCTCTTCGGCTCACTGACCGAGCGGGGCGCGGGGCGGCTGGCCGCGCGCCATGCCGGGCTGGGCGGCTGA
- a CDS encoding putative quinol monooxygenase translates to MIFIAVRFTVRSAERDKWLPAVEDFTLATRQEPGNVFFDWSYSVENPDQFVLLEAFASPEAGAAHVQSEHFAAAMDRMADLVAETPEIINVEVPGEGWSRMAELQPRTS, encoded by the coding sequence ATGATCTTCATCGCCGTCAGGTTCACCGTCCGCAGCGCCGAGCGCGACAAGTGGCTCCCGGCCGTCGAGGACTTCACCCTCGCCACCCGGCAGGAGCCGGGCAACGTCTTCTTCGACTGGTCCTACAGCGTCGAGAACCCGGACCAGTTCGTGCTGCTGGAGGCGTTCGCGTCGCCCGAGGCGGGTGCGGCGCACGTGCAGTCCGAGCACTTCGCCGCGGCCATGGACCGGATGGCGGACCTGGTGGCGGAGACGCCCGAGATCATCAACGTCGAGGTGCCGGGCGAGGGCTGGTCCCGGATGGCGGAGCTCCAGCCGCGCACGAGCTGA
- a CDS encoding aldo/keto reductase gives MSETPAHRLNDGRSVPAVGLGTWPLDDDAAERAVAGALGLGYRLVDTALNYGNETGTGRGIARSGVPREDVFVTTKVPGRHQGYEKTLASFEESRRNLGLSYVDLYLIHWPLPRVDLYVDTWKAMIRLREEGLVRSIGVSNFTADQLDRLERETGVLPAVNQIEMHPRLPQEELRSVHAAKGIVTESWSPLGRGRDLLADPGLLAIAGAHGVSPGQAVLRWHTQLGAVPIPKSADPGRQRENLDLFGFELTARELERIAAGPRQRFGGDPETHEEF, from the coding sequence ATGTCCGAGACCCCGGCGCATCGCCTGAACGACGGCCGTAGTGTCCCCGCGGTCGGACTCGGCACCTGGCCGCTGGACGACGACGCGGCGGAGCGGGCCGTCGCCGGGGCCCTGGGGCTCGGCTACCGGCTCGTCGACACCGCGCTGAACTACGGCAACGAGACCGGCACCGGACGCGGGATCGCCCGCAGCGGTGTGCCCCGGGAGGACGTCTTCGTCACCACCAAGGTGCCGGGCCGCCACCAGGGGTACGAGAAGACGCTGGCCTCGTTCGAGGAGTCCCGCCGCAACCTCGGCCTCTCCTACGTGGACCTCTACCTCATCCACTGGCCGCTGCCCCGCGTCGATCTGTACGTGGACACCTGGAAGGCGATGATCCGGCTCCGCGAGGAGGGGCTGGTGCGGTCGATCGGGGTGTCCAACTTCACCGCGGACCAGCTCGACCGGCTGGAGCGGGAGACGGGGGTGCTGCCGGCCGTCAACCAGATCGAGATGCATCCACGTCTGCCGCAGGAGGAGTTGCGGTCCGTGCACGCAGCCAAGGGCATCGTCACGGAGAGCTGGAGCCCGCTGGGCCGGGGCCGCGATCTGCTGGCCGATCCCGGGCTTCTCGCCATCGCCGGGGCGCACGGCGTGTCGCCGGGGCAGGCGGTGCTGCGCTGGCACACCCAGCTCGGAGCCGTACCGATCCCGAAGTCCGCCGACCCGGGACGGCAACGCGAGAACCTGGACCTCTTCGGCTTCGAGCTGACGGCTCGGGAACTGGAGCGCATCGCGGCCGGGCCGCGGCAGCGGTTCGGCGGGGACCCCGAGACCCACGAGGAGTTCTGA
- a CDS encoding DivIVA domain-containing protein — translation MFGSRGKYELPLHEEFGFTIARRGYDRDQVDAYITQLRGDSPPAGVVGFELVRRGYERGRVDEVITRLRREAGLGR, via the coding sequence ATGTTCGGGTCACGCGGGAAATACGAACTTCCGCTGCACGAGGAGTTCGGATTCACCATCGCCCGGCGCGGATACGACCGCGATCAGGTCGACGCCTACATCACCCAGTTGCGCGGCGACTCCCCGCCGGCCGGTGTCGTGGGCTTCGAGCTGGTCCGCCGCGGCTACGAGCGGGGCCGGGTGGACGAGGTCATCACCCGGTTGCGCCGCGAGGCGGGCCTGGGGCGATAG
- a CDS encoding DMT family transporter produces MSSIAVPALAPPRRAWLTDLPVLLVAVVWGSSYLAAKGITTPQTVIAVLVLRFAVVLPVLVVAGWRRLAALTGAQWRGAGLLGLVLSGIFLVETYGIVHTSATNAGLIISLTMIFTPLAEAAVNRVRPTGTFLAAAALSVAGVALLTQGGGITSPSAGDLLMLVAALARTLHVLLMARIRSVRSADSLSLTTVQLGSAVAVFALLAAAPGTGESPWSVAAGFGVREWGGLLFLSVFCTLFAFFVQMWSVRRTSPSRVSLLLGTEPLWAAAVGIAIGGERLGVLGVAGAVLVLAGTAWGRRSVAADSP; encoded by the coding sequence GTGTCCTCGATCGCCGTGCCCGCCCTCGCCCCGCCGCGCCGGGCGTGGCTCACGGATCTGCCCGTCCTGCTGGTCGCGGTGGTCTGGGGCTCCAGCTATCTGGCCGCCAAGGGCATCACCACGCCGCAGACCGTCATCGCCGTGCTCGTTCTCAGATTCGCCGTCGTGCTGCCCGTCCTGGTGGTCGCCGGGTGGCGCCGGCTGGCGGCGCTGACCGGGGCCCAGTGGCGGGGCGCGGGGCTGCTGGGCCTGGTGCTCAGCGGGATCTTCCTGGTGGAGACGTACGGCATCGTGCACACCTCGGCGACCAACGCCGGGCTCATCATCAGCCTCACCATGATCTTCACCCCGCTCGCCGAGGCCGCGGTCAACCGCGTCCGGCCCACCGGGACCTTCCTCGCCGCCGCCGCGCTCTCCGTGGCCGGCGTGGCACTGCTGACCCAGGGCGGCGGAATCACCAGCCCCTCGGCGGGCGATCTGCTGATGCTCGTCGCCGCCCTCGCCCGCACCCTCCACGTCCTGCTGATGGCGCGCATCAGGTCCGTCCGGTCGGCGGACTCGCTGTCACTGACGACCGTCCAGCTGGGCAGCGCGGTCGCCGTCTTCGCGCTGCTGGCCGCCGCCCCCGGAACGGGGGAGTCGCCGTGGTCGGTCGCCGCCGGATTCGGCGTCCGCGAGTGGGGCGGGCTGCTCTTCCTGTCGGTCTTCTGCACGCTCTTCGCGTTCTTCGTGCAGATGTGGTCCGTACGCCGCACCTCGCCGTCCCGGGTCAGCCTGCTGCTCGGTACGGAACCCCTCTGGGCCGCCGCCGTCGGCATCGCGATCGGCGGCGAACGGCTCGGCGTCCTCGGAGTGGCGGGCGCGGTCCTGGTCCTGGCCGGTACGGCCTGGGGGCGCCGCAGCGTGGCCGCGGATAGTCCTTGA
- a CDS encoding cytochrome P450 family protein yields the protein MSDVEADLRGVADFTANPYPYYAKLRAAGPVHTVRTDDFDRVRLVVGYDEGRAVLADQRFGKDWRTLPGQSGVGNPINANMLEMDAPDHTRLRKLVVREFTPRRIEALRPRVQQITDTLLDAMLPAGQADLVDALAFPLPMTVICELIGVPDLDRDAFRRLSNAVVSPAGAQEESDAVQAMGGYLAELIEDKRCSPGEDLMSALIAARDEDDDALSPDELVGMAFLLLVAGHETTVNLIANGVRALLDHPDQLADLRADFGLLDYAVEEMLRYEGPVETATFRFAREPVTIGSTTIAAGEPVLVALAGGDRDPGRYPKPDVFDIRRDTQGHLAFGHGTHFCMGAPLARMEGRIAIRTLLERCPGLVLDPAAGEPDWLPGMLIRGARRLPVRW from the coding sequence ATGTCCGATGTCGAGGCAGATCTGCGCGGGGTGGCGGACTTCACCGCGAATCCGTATCCGTACTACGCGAAGTTGCGCGCCGCGGGCCCGGTGCACACCGTCCGGACCGACGACTTCGACCGGGTGCGGCTCGTCGTCGGGTACGACGAGGGGCGCGCCGTCCTGGCCGACCAGCGCTTCGGCAAGGACTGGCGGACGCTGCCCGGGCAGTCGGGCGTGGGCAATCCGATCAACGCCAACATGCTGGAGATGGACGCACCCGACCACACCCGGCTGCGCAAGCTGGTCGTCCGGGAGTTCACCCCGCGACGGATCGAGGCGCTGCGGCCCCGCGTGCAGCAGATCACCGACACGCTGCTCGACGCGATGCTGCCCGCCGGGCAGGCGGATCTCGTCGACGCCCTCGCCTTCCCGCTGCCCATGACCGTCATCTGCGAACTCATCGGCGTCCCCGACCTGGACCGGGACGCCTTTCGCCGGCTGTCGAACGCCGTGGTCTCCCCGGCCGGTGCGCAGGAGGAGAGCGACGCGGTCCAAGCCATGGGCGGCTATCTCGCCGAACTGATCGAGGACAAGCGCTGCTCACCGGGCGAGGACCTGATGAGCGCGCTGATCGCCGCGCGGGACGAGGACGACGACGCGCTGTCGCCCGACGAACTGGTCGGCATGGCCTTCCTGTTGCTCGTCGCGGGCCATGAGACGACGGTCAACCTGATCGCCAACGGGGTGCGGGCCCTGCTCGACCACCCTGATCAACTGGCAGACCTGCGAGCCGACTTCGGGCTGCTCGACTACGCGGTGGAGGAGATGCTCCGCTACGAGGGGCCGGTGGAGACCGCCACCTTCCGCTTCGCCCGGGAGCCCGTCACGATCGGCTCCACCACCATCGCGGCCGGTGAACCGGTCCTGGTCGCCCTGGCGGGCGGCGACCGCGACCCCGGCCGCTATCCGAAGCCGGACGTGTTCGACATCCGCCGCGACACGCAGGGCCACCTGGCCTTCGGGCACGGGACGCACTTCTGCATGGGCGCGCCGCTGGCCCGGATGGAGGGCCGCATCGCGATCCGGACACTTCTGGAACGGTGCCCCGGACTCGTACTCGATCCGGCCGCCGGGGAACCGGACTGGCTGCCCGGCATGCTGATCCGCGGGGCGCGCCGGCTCCCCGTGCGCTGGTGA
- a CDS encoding PaaI family thioesterase has translation MTALDLETAQKVLDSQPFSRLVGARITAFGGGAATLEIDGREELQQQNGFLHGGVLAYAADNALTFAAGTTLGPAVLTGGFSIQYLRPATGTGLVARADVVHTGRRQAVARCELFTVGEDGTRTLCAVAQGTVLNAMSS, from the coding sequence ATGACCGCACTCGACCTGGAGACGGCACAGAAGGTGCTCGACAGCCAGCCGTTCAGCAGGCTCGTCGGCGCACGGATCACCGCGTTCGGCGGCGGCGCGGCGACGCTGGAGATCGACGGCCGGGAGGAACTCCAGCAGCAGAACGGCTTCCTGCACGGCGGAGTGCTCGCCTACGCCGCCGACAACGCGCTCACCTTCGCCGCCGGAACGACGCTCGGCCCGGCCGTGCTGACCGGCGGCTTCTCGATCCAGTACCTCCGGCCCGCCACCGGCACCGGGCTGGTCGCCCGAGCGGACGTCGTGCACACCGGCCGCCGGCAGGCGGTGGCGCGCTGCGAACTGTTCACCGTGGGGGAGGACGGCACCAGGACCCTCTGCGCGGTCGCCCAGGGCACCGTGCTGAATGCCATGTCCTCCTGA
- a CDS encoding Gfo/Idh/MocA family protein, translating to MRIGLIGTGRIGSFHAGVLSRHPSVDALVVTDTDPVRAAAVADRTGASAVGSAAEVFGAGVDAVVIASATAAHAELIVRAARAGLPAFCEKPVALDLAGTLDALRATQGAGSVLQLGFMRRFDAGYMAARAAVRGGALGRLHTVRTVTSDPAPPPAAYLPLSGGLYRDCLIHDFDMVRWVTGREVTRVYATGSDGGPPMFREAGDVDTAAALLTLDDGTLVTATATRCNGAGYDVRMELAGELDQIAVGLDDRTPLTSAQPQGPAAPAKPWPGFLERFAPAYEAELDAFVQLVRGEDANPCDGLEALHALRVAEACEVSRRELRPVELTEIPGGLSTVA from the coding sequence ATGCGCATCGGACTCATCGGCACCGGCCGGATCGGCTCCTTCCACGCGGGCGTGCTGTCCCGCCACCCCTCGGTGGACGCCCTGGTGGTGACGGACACCGACCCGGTCCGCGCGGCCGCGGTCGCGGACCGGACCGGGGCGAGTGCCGTCGGCTCCGCCGCGGAGGTGTTCGGCGCGGGCGTGGACGCCGTGGTGATCGCCTCGGCCACCGCCGCGCACGCCGAGCTGATCGTCCGGGCCGCGAGAGCCGGGCTGCCCGCGTTCTGCGAGAAGCCCGTCGCCCTGGACCTGGCGGGCACGCTGGACGCGCTGCGCGCGACGCAGGGGGCGGGGAGCGTGCTCCAGCTGGGGTTCATGCGCCGGTTCGACGCGGGGTACATGGCGGCGCGCGCCGCCGTGCGCGGCGGAGCGCTCGGCCGGCTGCACACCGTCCGGACGGTGACCTCCGATCCGGCGCCGCCGCCCGCGGCCTATCTGCCGCTCTCCGGCGGGCTGTACCGGGACTGTCTGATCCATGACTTCGACATGGTGCGCTGGGTGACGGGCCGGGAGGTGACGCGGGTGTACGCCACCGGCTCGGACGGCGGGCCGCCGATGTTCCGCGAGGCCGGCGACGTGGACACCGCAGCGGCGCTGCTGACCCTCGACGACGGCACCCTCGTCACGGCGACGGCGACCCGCTGCAACGGCGCCGGGTACGACGTACGGATGGAGCTCGCGGGAGAGCTGGACCAGATCGCGGTCGGCCTGGACGACCGCACCCCGCTCACCTCGGCGCAGCCGCAGGGCCCCGCCGCCCCGGCCAAGCCCTGGCCGGGGTTCCTGGAGCGCTTCGCCCCGGCGTACGAGGCCGAACTGGACGCCTTCGTGCAGCTGGTGCGGGGCGAGGACGCCAATCCGTGTGACGGCCTGGAGGCCCTGCACGCCCTGCGGGTCGCGGAGGCGTGCGAGGTCTCACGCCGGGAGCTCCGGCCGGTGGAGCTGACGGAGATCCCCGGGGGGCTGAGTACGGTTGCGTGA
- a CDS encoding sugar ABC transporter substrate-binding protein, which yields MGAVLAAVLGASLMGCSSTGGKRAEDRAAQAAAESRSAVNTPRWTFAMVTHSGDGDTFWDIVQKGAKMAAGKDNINFLYSHNDEAQQQAQLIQAAIDKKVDGLIVTLAKPDAMKDVVAKAVKAGIPVITVNSGSAESKQFGALTHIGQDESIAGEAVGDELNKRGRKKALCILHEQGNVGHEQRCAGAKKAFDGEMQSLYVEGTNMPDVQASIEAKLQADKDIDAVVTLGAPFADAAVKAKRTAGSKAEIDTFDLNAKVATALQDKTLGFAVDQQPYLQGYEAVDLLWLYRYNRNVLGGGRPVLTGPQVITAQDAAQLAEYTKRGTR from the coding sequence ATGGGCGCCGTGCTTGCGGCGGTGCTCGGGGCTTCCCTCATGGGATGCAGCAGCACCGGCGGCAAGCGGGCGGAGGACCGGGCGGCGCAGGCCGCCGCCGAGAGCCGGTCCGCGGTGAACACGCCCCGCTGGACCTTCGCCATGGTCACCCACTCGGGCGACGGCGACACCTTCTGGGACATCGTCCAGAAGGGCGCCAAGATGGCGGCCGGCAAGGACAACATCAACTTCCTGTACTCGCACAACGACGAGGCGCAGCAGCAGGCCCAGCTGATTCAGGCCGCCATCGACAAGAAGGTCGACGGGCTGATCGTCACCCTCGCCAAGCCCGACGCGATGAAGGACGTCGTCGCCAAGGCCGTCAAGGCCGGCATTCCGGTGATCACGGTGAACTCGGGCTCCGCGGAGTCCAAGCAGTTCGGCGCGCTCACCCACATCGGCCAGGACGAGTCCATCGCGGGCGAGGCCGTCGGCGACGAGCTCAACAAGCGCGGCCGCAAGAAGGCCCTGTGCATCCTGCACGAGCAGGGCAACGTCGGCCATGAGCAGCGCTGCGCCGGTGCGAAGAAGGCCTTCGACGGCGAGATGCAGAGCCTGTACGTCGAGGGCACCAACATGCCCGACGTCCAGGCCTCCATCGAGGCGAAACTCCAGGCCGACAAGGACATCGACGCGGTCGTCACCCTCGGCGCGCCGTTCGCCGACGCCGCCGTCAAGGCGAAGCGGACCGCGGGCAGCAAGGCCGAGATCGACACCTTCGACCTGAACGCCAAGGTCGCCACCGCGCTCCAGGACAAGACCCTCGGCTTCGCCGTCGACCAGCAGCCCTACCTCCAGGGGTACGAGGCCGTCGACCTGCTCTGGCTCTACCGCTACAACCGCAACGTCCTCGGCGGCGGCCGTCCGGTCCTCACCGGCCCGCAGGTCATCACCGCGCAGGACGCCGCCCAGCTGGCCGAGTACACCAAGCGGGGAACGCGATGA
- a CDS encoding ABC transporter permease: protein MTATPGQPAPAGADERLLRTSQLRKLLGRPELGSLVGAVAVFIFFSIVADSFLRATSLGTVLYAASTIGIMAAPVALLMIGGEFDLSAGVMVTSSALISSMFSYQMTANVWVGVFVSLLVTLAFGAFNGFMLTRTKLPSFIITLGTFLMLTGLNLGFTKLISGTVSTKAIGDMEGFASARKVFASEWTVGGVELKVTILWWALLVAVATWILLRTRFGNWIYAVGGGADAARAVGVPVIRTKIGLYLGVAFAAWVSGQHLLFSYDVVQSGEGVGNELTYIIAAVIGGCLITGGYGSAIGSAVGAFIFGMTGKGIVYAEWNPDWFKFFLGAMLLLATLLNAWVRKRAEATK, encoded by the coding sequence ATGACCGCGACGCCGGGGCAGCCCGCTCCCGCCGGGGCGGACGAGCGGCTGCTGCGCACCTCGCAGCTCCGCAAGCTGCTGGGCCGCCCCGAGCTGGGTTCGCTCGTCGGGGCCGTGGCCGTCTTCATCTTCTTCTCGATCGTGGCCGACAGCTTCCTGCGCGCCACCAGCCTCGGCACGGTGCTGTACGCGGCCTCCACCATCGGGATCATGGCGGCGCCGGTCGCGCTGCTGATGATCGGCGGCGAGTTCGACCTCTCCGCCGGTGTGATGGTCACCAGCTCGGCGCTGATCTCATCGATGTTCAGCTACCAGATGACGGCCAACGTCTGGGTCGGCGTCTTTGTGTCGTTGCTGGTCACGCTGGCCTTCGGGGCATTCAACGGCTTCATGCTGACCCGTACCAAACTGCCGAGCTTCATCATCACGCTCGGTACGTTCCTGATGCTGACCGGTCTCAACCTCGGCTTCACCAAACTGATCAGCGGGACCGTCTCGACGAAGGCCATCGGGGACATGGAGGGCTTCGCCTCGGCCCGCAAGGTCTTCGCCTCGGAGTGGACCGTGGGCGGCGTGGAGCTCAAGGTGACCATCCTGTGGTGGGCCCTCCTCGTCGCGGTCGCCACCTGGATCCTGCTCCGCACCCGCTTCGGCAACTGGATCTACGCGGTCGGCGGCGGGGCCGACGCGGCCCGCGCGGTCGGTGTCCCGGTGATCCGGACGAAGATCGGGCTCTACCTCGGGGTGGCCTTCGCCGCCTGGGTCTCCGGGCAGCACCTGCTGTTCAGCTACGACGTGGTGCAGTCCGGCGAGGGCGTCGGCAACGAGCTGACGTACATCATCGCGGCCGTCATCGGCGGCTGCCTGATCACCGGCGGCTACGGCTCCGCCATCGGCTCGGCGGTCGGCGCCTTCATCTTCGGCATGACCGGCAAGGGCATCGTGTACGCGGAGTGGAACCCCGACTGGTTCAAATTCTTCCTCGGAGCCATGCTGCTCCTGGCCACCCTGCTCAACGCATGGGTACGCAAGCGCGCGGAGGCGACGAAATGA
- a CDS encoding ATP-binding cassette domain-containing protein: MTAPQASNGPAETDRRALVELDHVSKYYGNIKALQDVSLEVRAGEISCVLGDNGAGKSTLIKIIAGLHRHDAGTFLVDGEETTLANPRDALDRGIATVYQDLAVVPLMPVWRNFFLGSEPTTGAGPFKRLDVRLMRETTRSALLRMGIDLRDVDQPIGTLSGGERQCVAIARAVHFGAKVLVLDEPTAALGVKQSGVVLKYVAAARDAGLGVVLITHNPHHAYLVGDRFVLLKRGAMAGSHTRGSITLDELTRQMAGGSELEELSHELERSPGPDAQGGPPAKGDTP; this comes from the coding sequence ATGACGGCCCCCCAGGCATCGAACGGGCCGGCGGAGACCGACCGGCGGGCGCTGGTCGAGCTCGACCACGTCAGTAAGTACTACGGCAACATCAAGGCGCTCCAGGACGTCTCGCTGGAGGTCCGGGCGGGCGAGATCTCCTGCGTCCTCGGGGACAACGGCGCCGGCAAGTCCACCCTCATCAAGATCATCGCGGGGCTGCACCGGCACGACGCCGGCACCTTCCTCGTGGACGGCGAGGAGACCACGCTCGCCAACCCGCGCGACGCCCTCGACCGGGGTATCGCCACCGTCTACCAGGACCTCGCCGTGGTCCCGCTGATGCCGGTCTGGCGGAACTTCTTCCTCGGCTCCGAGCCGACGACCGGCGCGGGCCCCTTCAAGCGCCTCGACGTCCGGCTGATGCGCGAGACGACCCGCTCCGCGCTGCTGCGGATGGGCATCGACCTGCGCGACGTCGACCAGCCGATCGGCACCCTGTCCGGCGGTGAGCGCCAGTGCGTGGCCATCGCGCGGGCCGTCCACTTCGGCGCCAAGGTGCTGGTCCTGGACGAGCCGACCGCGGCGCTCGGCGTCAAGCAGTCCGGCGTCGTCCTCAAGTACGTCGCGGCGGCCAGGGACGCCGGACTGGGCGTGGTTCTCATCACGCACAACCCGCACCACGCGTATCTGGTCGGTGACCGCTTCGTGCTGCTCAAGCGGGGTGCCATGGCCGGCAGCCACACCAGGGGCAGCATCACGCTGGATGAGCTCACCCGCCAGATGGCGGGCGGCAGCGAGCTGGAGGAGCTCAGCCACGAGCTCGAACGCTCCCCCGGCCCGGACGCCCAGGGCGGCCCCCCGGCGAAGGGCGACACCCCGTAG